From one Spiroplasma endosymbiont of Panorpa germanica genomic stretch:
- a CDS encoding DnaD domain protein, whose translation MENFSYKINLKNNASNYDLRTLQYLYLPIIGSGAFALFNCLVNESGLQKEFKKKEFDTSRLAKISCSTEANLKKDIEKLSAMGLLKIMTKKDKTKKLFNVYAPLEPGEFLKDEIFSKALLKKIGKEEFEVVTYIFRDDSIAVEEYFEEKSTFSNVFQEDVISLLELTPSVMKLKKIRINELKNKISMAEINAALKTKNITLNLNTVAYKDTLNKITSLYQLNSSQVLEAILSCYDYENEILEPETLFDFITIKNVKLSDNSPENVAIKKCREMEELDPISYLELLKDGKVLTNSSKNIIKTLQNDFSFSNGIINCLLEFSYYKNSHEIVGNYLLKIAESVKELKIDKTLDLMNYLKQAHKESIKNNQAKKTTTRKADNRFKEIVASIDWDSNNETQPYQSKLIW comes from the coding sequence ATGGAAAACTTTAGTTATAAAATTAATCTTAAAAATAATGCTAGCAATTATGATTTAAGAACTTTGCAATATCTTTACTTGCCGATAATTGGGAGTGGGGCTTTTGCTCTTTTTAATTGTCTGGTTAATGAGTCAGGACTGCAAAAAGAGTTTAAAAAGAAGGAATTTGATACATCAAGATTGGCTAAAATTAGTTGTTCAACTGAGGCTAATTTGAAGAAGGATATTGAAAAATTATCAGCGATGGGACTCTTAAAAATAATGACCAAAAAGGACAAAACAAAAAAATTGTTCAATGTTTATGCTCCTTTAGAACCGGGTGAGTTTTTAAAGGATGAGATTTTTTCTAAGGCATTATTGAAAAAAATTGGAAAAGAAGAATTTGAAGTTGTTACATATATTTTCCGAGATGATTCAATTGCAGTTGAAGAATATTTTGAGGAAAAATCCACTTTCTCAAATGTATTCCAAGAAGATGTTATTAGTTTGTTAGAGCTTACCCCAAGTGTGATGAAGCTGAAAAAAATTCGTATCAATGAGTTAAAAAATAAAATTTCAATGGCCGAAATTAACGCAGCTTTAAAAACTAAAAATATCACCTTGAATTTGAATACAGTTGCCTATAAAGACACTTTGAATAAAATCACCAGTCTTTATCAACTAAATTCTAGTCAAGTATTAGAGGCTATCTTAAGTTGTTATGATTATGAAAATGAGATTTTAGAACCTGAAACATTGTTTGATTTTATTACGATTAAAAATGTAAAATTATCAGATAATAGTCCAGAAAATGTTGCAATTAAAAAATGTCGCGAAATGGAAGAATTAGATCCTATTAGTTATTTAGAGTTATTAAAAGATGGTAAAGTTTTGACGAATTCTTCAAAAAACATTATTAAGACTCTTCAAAATGATTTTAGTTTTTCAAACGGAATTATTAACTGCTTGTTGGAGTTCTCATACTATAAAAACTCACATGAAATTGTTGGTAACTATTTATTAAAAATTGCTGAGTCTGTTAAGGAATTGAAAATCGATAAAACTCTGGATTTGATGAACTACTTAAAACAAGCTCACAAAGAATCAATTAAGAATAATCAAGCCAAGAAAACTACAACCAGAAAAGCGGATAACAGATTCAAGGAAATTGTTGCATCTATTGATTGAGATTCAAATAATGAAACTCAACCTTACCAATCTAAACTTATTTGATAG
- the mutM gene encoding DNA-formamidopyrimidine glycosylase has translation MPELPEVETVVRTLRKLVVGKKITSAKIVYPNLLKQPKNITEFENQITGRVIDSIERIAKHIVFHLDDKVLISHLRMEGKWFYEPRDSQTNIKHQEAIFIIDDEMQLAYYDTRKFGTLHWQDEKDFREQKPILTVGPEPFSEIVSANYLAQKINKSRKHIKTILLDQTITSGIGNIYADEILFEAKINPLKCGNELDKDDFEQIIKASRFILNKAVELGGTTIDTYQSAHGIDGKFQNYLKAHTRVGKPCKDCQTTIIKIKVNGRGTYYCPACQIL, from the coding sequence ATGCCAGAATTACCAGAAGTCGAAACCGTGGTTAGGACATTAAGAAAATTAGTGGTAGGTAAAAAAATTACTTCCGCTAAAATAGTGTATCCTAATTTATTGAAACAACCCAAAAATATTACAGAATTTGAAAATCAGATTACAGGAAGAGTGATTGACTCGATTGAAAGAATTGCTAAACACATTGTTTTTCATTTGGATGATAAAGTGCTTATTTCTCACTTGAGAATGGAAGGTAAGTGATTTTATGAACCCAGAGATTCACAAACTAATATCAAACACCAAGAAGCTATCTTTATTATCGATGATGAAATGCAACTAGCCTATTATGATACAAGAAAATTCGGGACTTTGCACTGACAAGATGAAAAAGACTTTCGAGAGCAAAAACCAATACTAACCGTTGGTCCTGAACCATTTAGCGAAATTGTTAGTGCTAACTATTTAGCTCAAAAAATAAATAAATCTCGTAAACATATAAAAACGATTCTCCTAGATCAAACTATTACCTCAGGAATTGGTAATATTTATGCTGACGAAATTTTGTTTGAAGCTAAAATCAACCCCTTAAAATGTGGGAACGAACTGGATAAAGATGATTTTGAACAAATTATCAAAGCATCACGCTTTATTCTAAATAAGGCAGTTGAGCTTGGAGGTACAACTATTGACACTTATCAATCGGCTCACGGAATTGATGGTAAATTTCAAAATTATCTAAAAGCTCATACCCGAGTTGGTAAACCGTGCAAAGATTGCCAAACAACTATTATTAAAATCAAGGTTAACGGGAGAGGAACTTATTACTGTCCTGCTTGTCAAATTTTGTAG
- the polA gene encoding DNA polymerase I yields MKTKKILLVDGNSLIFRAYFASAYTGNILRTKTGIPTNAVYSFVNMLSSLLNDNNYFDVIVAFDKGKKTFRHDKMPDYKAGRSKTPDELVSQFPIVREFLKEANISYFEIENIEADDIIGSIALKLFEEDSKFEIEILTSDKDMFQLINERTKILVPKTGVSDLLVFGEEELLEKWFVKPSQVPDLKGIMGDPSDNIKGVAGIGEKGAINLLQKYHSLEGVYENIDRITGATQKKLIDSKEMALLSKEIATIKKDVEIESFVCQQVALNIESIINFLNKYEMFSLVKRLSNRVNNINQVEKIKYQVLDKWDPQLEGKENAIIVELLDTNYHKSDIIGISISNEKGNFILNLSSANEVDLFNWDQPTLDEHFNQFLLNVNRKKYFYDFKAAVTALKRCNYQVSLDAIEYDLMLIGYIKDSSTKSTFSNHLRSIVGEFEIEEPEEVFGRGAKKTAFVEEDKKFEYLARKAEFLFKSKTIAFEFLESQNLMKLYEQIDLKFGKVLYAMEQSGVYINRQELELQTQNIKNKIELVENEILNEVSEFVESDFNISSTKQLKELLYNSLKLPDNSKGSTDRETLERIINLHPVVGMIISHRKFSKLYSTYLKGFEKYIFPDNKVHTIYNQTLTTTGRLSSIEPNLQNISIRDEDQKEVRKIFTCEPEWEYQSFDYSQIELRVLAQIAPEKNMIDIFAQKRDIHTEAARLIYNIPKDQEVNSEMRRTAKIFNFGIIYGLSDFGLSNDLNIPINQAKRFIEAYFQSFPDILVYKEKLIQQAKECGYVETIAKRRRYIYELLSSNYQVRQFGERAALNAPIQGSAADILKLAMINIDEQIKKHNLKSTMVAQIHDEIIFYVLKEESKFVKEIIIKEMGLALEKLFEIMNLQDKVAVELEISSSQGKNWFELK; encoded by the coding sequence ATGAAAACTAAAAAAATACTACTAGTTGATGGTAACTCTCTAATTTTTCGTGCTTACTTTGCTTCAGCATATACTGGAAACATCTTAAGAACTAAAACGGGAATTCCCACAAATGCAGTTTACTCTTTTGTTAATATGCTTTCAAGTTTGCTGAATGACAACAACTACTTTGATGTTATTGTAGCCTTTGATAAAGGTAAGAAAACTTTTCGACATGATAAAATGCCAGATTATAAAGCTGGTCGTAGCAAAACACCAGATGAATTGGTTTCCCAGTTTCCAATTGTAAGAGAATTTTTAAAAGAGGCTAATATCTCTTATTTTGAAATTGAAAATATTGAAGCAGATGATATTATCGGAAGTATTGCTTTAAAACTTTTTGAAGAGGATTCAAAATTCGAAATTGAAATACTAACAAGTGACAAGGATATGTTCCAATTGATCAATGAAAGAACTAAAATATTAGTTCCAAAAACAGGAGTTAGTGACTTATTAGTTTTCGGAGAAGAAGAACTTTTAGAGAAATGATTTGTTAAACCCAGTCAGGTCCCTGATTTAAAAGGAATTATGGGTGATCCAAGTGACAACATTAAAGGGGTTGCTGGAATTGGAGAAAAAGGGGCAATTAACTTATTGCAAAAATACCACTCCCTTGAAGGAGTTTATGAAAATATAGATCGAATCACAGGAGCTACTCAAAAAAAACTTATCGATTCAAAAGAGATGGCGCTGTTATCAAAAGAAATTGCCACAATTAAAAAAGATGTTGAAATTGAAAGCTTTGTTTGCCAACAAGTGGCTTTGAATATCGAATCAATAATCAACTTCTTGAACAAATATGAAATGTTTTCCTTGGTAAAAAGACTTTCAAACAGAGTTAATAATATTAATCAAGTAGAAAAAATCAAGTATCAAGTACTAGATAAATGAGACCCTCAACTTGAAGGAAAAGAAAATGCCATTATTGTTGAACTCTTGGATACCAATTACCATAAATCAGATATAATTGGGATTTCAATTAGCAATGAAAAAGGTAATTTCATTTTGAATTTATCAAGTGCAAATGAAGTTGATTTATTTAATTGAGATCAACCAACTTTAGATGAACACTTTAATCAGTTTTTATTAAATGTAAATAGAAAAAAATACTTTTATGATTTCAAAGCTGCAGTGACAGCCTTAAAAAGATGTAACTACCAAGTCAGTCTGGATGCGATTGAATATGATTTAATGCTAATTGGTTATATCAAAGATAGCTCTACAAAATCAACTTTTTCAAACCACCTAAGAAGTATTGTTGGGGAATTTGAAATTGAAGAACCAGAGGAAGTTTTTGGTAGGGGAGCTAAGAAAACAGCTTTTGTCGAAGAAGACAAAAAGTTTGAATACTTGGCTCGTAAAGCAGAGTTCTTATTTAAATCAAAAACAATTGCATTTGAGTTTCTTGAATCTCAAAACTTAATGAAATTATATGAACAAATTGACTTAAAATTTGGTAAAGTTTTATATGCTATGGAGCAATCAGGAGTTTATATTAATCGTCAGGAATTAGAACTTCAAACCCAAAATATTAAGAACAAGATAGAATTGGTAGAAAATGAAATCCTAAATGAAGTGAGCGAATTTGTTGAAAGTGATTTTAATATAAGTTCAACTAAGCAGCTAAAAGAATTGCTGTACAATAGCCTAAAATTACCAGATAACAGCAAAGGGAGCACGGATCGCGAAACCTTAGAAAGAATCATTAATTTACACCCTGTTGTGGGGATGATAATATCACATCGAAAATTTTCAAAACTTTATTCAACTTATTTGAAAGGTTTTGAAAAATATATTTTCCCAGACAATAAAGTTCACACAATATACAACCAAACTTTAACAACAACAGGAAGACTAAGTTCAATTGAACCCAATTTACAAAATATCTCTATTAGGGATGAAGACCAAAAAGAGGTTAGAAAAATTTTTACTTGTGAACCTGAATGAGAATACCAGAGTTTTGACTATTCTCAAATTGAATTACGAGTTTTAGCGCAAATAGCCCCAGAAAAAAATATGATTGATATTTTTGCTCAAAAAAGGGATATCCATACTGAAGCGGCTCGACTAATCTACAATATTCCCAAAGATCAAGAAGTAAATAGCGAAATGCGAAGAACTGCTAAAATCTTCAATTTTGGGATTATTTACGGATTAAGTGATTTTGGTCTTTCAAACGACCTGAACATCCCAATAAACCAAGCAAAAAGGTTCATTGAGGCTTATTTTCAGTCATTCCCTGATATATTGGTTTATAAGGAAAAATTGATTCAACAAGCCAAAGAATGTGGCTATGTAGAAACTATCGCCAAGCGCCGCCGCTATATCTACGAATTATTGAGCTCTAATTACCAAGTGCGTCAATTTGGTGAGCGCGCTGCTTTAAATGCACCAATTCAAGGGAGTGCAGCAGACATCTTAAAATTAGCGATGATAAATATTGATGAACAAATCAAAAAGCATAATCTAAAATCTACAATGGTTGCCCAAATCCACGATGAAATTATTTTCTATGTACTAAAAGAAGAGTCCAAATTTGTCAAAGAAATTATTATCAAGGAAATGGGCTTAGCTCTAGAAAAACTCTTTGAAATTATGAATTTACAAGATAAAGTCGCAGTTGAATTAGAAATCAGCTCAAGTCAGGGTAAAAACTGATTTGAGTTAAAATAA
- the dnaE gene encoding DNA polymerase III subunit alpha, which yields MRSCFNFQDSLITLQDYFQFASDNKFKFVIYNDIETLYGLADFFKLSQKHKLKPIAGLTVKFKLFETAFSINLYAKNRNGYKFISQMSSMIMCQEFNDDAQKFDFLLKGLTENIILVVNFKEKFDTQIYENISKSLDKKDVFIGVSENLKSIDMEYENQLIFCQEIKYLQKNDFQAFKILKAIKDNILISQQSRIDNNKYYYSDKEIEKFINIKVHKKNMEYISKNCNFDLFTESRSHLIKYPNPKNIPSDNYLRLICEQSLRGYFMNFKKQSGIPKTYSDRMESELSTIFSMGFSDYFLVVYDFVRKAKDLGILVGPGRGSAVGSLVSFLLQITTIDPIENGLIFERFLNPERISLPDIDIDFQDDRRDEVIEYIFEKYGRFNVASITTYQTIGTKNALRDCARVFGISAETINDITKPIGNEYLRDLDGAIENFSKLKIFLKENEGIYPVAKKLIGLPRQTGTHAAGIVFCDVDLREIVPLKVGFNGMNQTQFSMNHLEDLGLIKIDLLGLRNLTTLNNILKSVNQNRKLNISLSKIPLNDLETFQSLRAGKTTGIFQLESPGMTDTIFKMQVGSIADIAAASALFRPGPQENIPEYIKNKNSQKGYEILEKSLVDILEPTFGIIVYQEQVIQILQRVGGFSLAKADIVRRAMGKKDLQLMTKEYEDFIKGALEGGYSQQKAEEIWAWILKFANYGFNKSHAIAYSYIGYWLAYLKQNFTAEFYCELLNSSIGNEAKTSKYLDEVRSFDIKLIPPNVQNVKLGYYGNERGIFLPLILIKQVGIEFVKNLADLKQLDKTAFNDLFNFCSKTFKKGLNNTTFLNLAKAGALDKFGFSRETLISNQEKILLFADLNQNIEKINPFTFPELEVKNDSLINTSFYELDSLGFYLSAHPMQVIRSKMANSERLSLINSLNKGDMKSPVLFIINSYKIHFDKNNKEMVFLDISDETSHLDVTMFASTFEKYKNQITEGTIMVGEIRTQIYNNKVTGILNEIFKIFSTT from the coding sequence GTGAGAAGCTGTTTTAATTTTCAAGATTCTTTAATAACATTACAAGACTATTTTCAATTTGCAAGTGATAATAAATTTAAATTTGTGATTTACAATGATATTGAAACGCTATATGGACTAGCGGATTTTTTTAAGTTGTCTCAAAAACACAAATTAAAACCAATTGCAGGTTTAACTGTTAAATTCAAACTTTTTGAAACAGCATTTTCAATTAACCTATATGCTAAAAATCGTAATGGGTATAAATTTATTTCCCAAATGAGTTCAATGATTATGTGTCAGGAATTTAATGATGATGCACAAAAATTTGATTTCCTTCTCAAGGGATTAACTGAGAATATAATATTGGTTGTAAATTTTAAGGAGAAGTTCGACACCCAGATTTATGAAAATATCAGCAAGTCTTTGGATAAAAAAGATGTTTTTATTGGAGTTAGTGAAAATTTAAAAAGTATTGATATGGAATATGAAAATCAGTTAATTTTTTGTCAAGAAATTAAATATCTACAAAAAAACGATTTTCAAGCTTTTAAAATTTTAAAAGCCATAAAAGATAATATACTAATCTCACAACAATCTAGAATAGATAATAATAAATATTACTACAGCGATAAGGAGATTGAAAAATTTATTAATATTAAGGTTCACAAAAAAAACATGGAGTACATTAGCAAAAACTGTAATTTCGATTTATTTACTGAATCAAGAAGTCATTTAATTAAATATCCCAATCCTAAAAATATCCCTTCAGATAATTATTTACGATTGATTTGTGAGCAAAGTTTAAGGGGTTACTTTATGAACTTTAAAAAGCAATCTGGAATACCTAAAACATATTCTGATCGAATGGAAAGTGAGCTAAGTACAATATTTTCAATGGGTTTTTCAGACTATTTCTTGGTGGTTTACGACTTTGTGAGAAAAGCTAAAGATCTAGGAATCTTAGTTGGTCCTGGTCGAGGAAGTGCTGTAGGTTCGCTAGTATCTTTCTTATTACAAATTACTACAATTGATCCGATTGAAAATGGATTAATCTTTGAAAGATTTTTAAATCCCGAAAGAATATCGTTACCAGATATTGATATTGACTTTCAAGACGATAGACGTGATGAGGTAATTGAATATATCTTTGAAAAGTATGGTCGCTTCAATGTAGCCTCAATTACAACCTACCAAACTATTGGTACAAAAAATGCTCTTAGAGATTGTGCAAGAGTTTTTGGTATTTCTGCTGAAACCATTAACGACATTACCAAACCAATTGGCAATGAGTATTTAAGAGATTTAGATGGAGCAATTGAAAATTTCTCAAAATTAAAAATATTCTTAAAAGAGAATGAAGGAATTTACCCAGTTGCTAAAAAATTAATAGGACTACCAAGACAAACTGGAACCCATGCAGCTGGTATAGTTTTTTGTGATGTTGACTTGCGAGAAATCGTCCCATTAAAAGTTGGGTTCAACGGAATGAATCAAACCCAGTTCTCAATGAATCACCTAGAAGACTTGGGACTGATAAAAATAGACTTACTGGGATTAAGAAACTTAACAACTCTTAATAATATTTTAAAATCAGTAAATCAAAACCGTAAATTAAATATTAGTCTTTCTAAAATCCCGCTAAATGATTTGGAGACATTTCAAAGTTTGAGAGCTGGAAAAACAACGGGTATATTTCAATTAGAGTCTCCAGGAATGACTGATACAATTTTTAAAATGCAAGTTGGATCAATTGCAGACATAGCGGCTGCCTCAGCGCTATTTCGTCCAGGACCTCAAGAAAATATCCCCGAGTATATAAAAAATAAGAATTCTCAAAAAGGTTATGAAATTTTAGAAAAGTCTTTAGTTGATATTTTAGAACCAACTTTTGGAATAATTGTTTATCAAGAACAAGTTATTCAAATTTTACAAAGAGTTGGGGGATTTAGTTTAGCTAAGGCTGATATTGTCCGAAGAGCGATGGGTAAAAAAGACCTGCAATTAATGACTAAGGAATACGAAGATTTTATTAAAGGTGCTCTCGAAGGAGGTTATTCACAACAAAAAGCCGAAGAAATCTGAGCATGAATTTTAAAATTTGCAAATTATGGATTTAACAAATCTCATGCAATTGCTTACTCATACATTGGTTATTGATTAGCTTATTTAAAACAAAATTTTACAGCAGAATTTTATTGTGAGTTGTTAAACTCTAGCATCGGTAATGAGGCTAAAACCAGTAAATATTTAGATGAGGTAAGGTCGTTTGATATAAAATTAATCCCACCAAACGTCCAAAACGTTAAATTGGGCTATTATGGAAACGAAAGAGGGATTTTTTTACCACTAATTCTTATTAAACAAGTTGGAATCGAGTTTGTAAAAAACTTAGCAGATTTAAAGCAATTAGACAAAACAGCTTTTAACGACTTATTTAATTTTTGTTCAAAGACTTTTAAAAAAGGTTTGAACAATACGACTTTTTTAAACTTGGCAAAAGCCGGGGCATTGGATAAGTTTGGTTTCTCTCGAGAAACACTAATTTCTAACCAAGAGAAAATTTTGTTATTTGCCGACTTAAATCAAAACATAGAAAAAATAAACCCCTTTACCTTTCCAGAACTAGAAGTCAAAAACGATTCATTAATTAATACATCGTTTTACGAATTAGATTCCTTAGGTTTCTATTTATCAGCACACCCAATGCAAGTCATTCGCAGTAAAATGGCTAATTCAGAACGTCTAAGCTTGATTAATAGCCTAAATAAAGGGGATATGAAAAGTCCGGTTCTGTTTATTATCAATAGTTATAAAATTCACTTTGATAAGAATAATAAAGAAATGGTCTTTTTGGATATTTCAGATGAAACTAGTCATTTAGATGTAACTATGTTTGCCTCAACTTTTGAAAAATACAAAAATCAAATTACCGAAGGAACTATTATGGTTGGAGAAATTAGAACTCAGATTTATAACAACAAGGTTACAGGAATTCTTAACGAAATCTTTAAAATCTTTTCAACAACTTAA
- the thiI gene encoding tRNA uracil 4-sulfurtransferase ThiI, with protein sequence MKHILVRYGELTLKGSNRNFFINKLLQNIKFKLKPFREEVVFIKSHNSLKIDVLSDNLLDEVLANLQDTFGIYSLSVVDEVENDIDKISQVALNIAKESPRGSFKLEVERKDKTFMLTSQEIKQVVAKNILFNTDNLTVDVHNPNTKIEIIVKREKTYIFTSRITALKGLPVGVSGKGLCLLSGGIDSPVASFLAMKRGMQVDFLHFMTPPHTTPEALEKVFSLTKKIARFNQNSFSLYICDFGLLLQELMHIKDESYRITLMRRMFIRIANQLSKTINAKALITGEALGQVASQTIESIGVIDSVSDLPIIRPVVTYDKEEIIKISKAIDTYETSILPFDDVCSMYVPKNPVTKPRKYRAEQQEEQILWEEILDHTIKNSIKHYIVKEGNIIEGTGEKNQKGTEVNSKG encoded by the coding sequence ATGAAACATATTTTAGTTCGTTACGGAGAGTTAACTTTAAAGGGTTCCAACCGAAACTTTTTTATAAATAAGTTACTACAAAATATTAAGTTCAAATTGAAACCATTTCGTGAAGAAGTGGTTTTTATCAAAAGTCATAACAGTTTAAAAATAGATGTACTTTCAGATAATTTACTAGATGAAGTTTTAGCGAATCTTCAAGACACTTTTGGAATATACTCACTATCTGTAGTTGATGAAGTTGAAAATGATATTGACAAAATTTCTCAAGTAGCTTTAAATATTGCCAAGGAATCACCCAGAGGTAGTTTTAAATTAGAGGTTGAAAGAAAAGATAAAACTTTTATGCTGACATCTCAAGAAATTAAACAAGTGGTTGCTAAAAATATCCTTTTTAATACTGATAATTTGACAGTTGATGTTCATAATCCAAATACTAAAATTGAAATAATTGTTAAAAGAGAAAAAACCTATATTTTCACCTCAAGAATTACCGCTTTAAAAGGATTGCCAGTTGGGGTTAGTGGTAAGGGACTTTGTTTGCTATCTGGGGGAATTGACTCACCAGTAGCTTCTTTTTTAGCTATGAAGCGCGGAATGCAAGTTGATTTTCTTCACTTCATGACCCCACCACATACAACTCCTGAGGCTTTAGAAAAAGTTTTTAGTCTAACTAAAAAAATTGCTCGTTTTAATCAGAATTCATTCTCACTTTATATTTGTGATTTTGGATTGTTACTTCAAGAACTAATGCATATCAAAGATGAATCATATCGTATCACTTTAATGCGTCGTATGTTTATTAGAATCGCCAACCAATTGAGCAAAACAATTAATGCCAAAGCATTAATCACAGGAGAAGCTTTAGGACAGGTTGCTAGTCAAACAATTGAGAGTATTGGTGTTATTGACAGTGTCTCAGATTTACCAATTATAAGACCAGTTGTAACCTATGATAAGGAAGAAATAATCAAAATATCGAAAGCGATTGATACCTACGAAACTTCAATATTACCATTTGATGATGTTTGTAGTATGTATGTTCCTAAAAATCCAGTTACAAAACCACGAAAGTATCGTGCAGAGCAACAAGAAGAGCAAATCTTGTGAGAAGAAATATTAGACCATACAATAAAAAACTCAATTAAACATTACATAGTAAAGGAGGGGAATATAATTGAAGGCACAGGAGAAAAAAACCAAAAAGGCACCGAAGTCAATTCAAAAGGGTAA